One genomic region from Vanacampus margaritifer isolate UIUO_Vmar chromosome 2, RoL_Vmar_1.0, whole genome shotgun sequence encodes:
- the LOC144044369 gene encoding uncharacterized protein LOC144044369: protein MSLKNRKFSLDSSISHDATVHFRRASTQKLIKKAHKAGAEDGELDIQELNPIFNGIATAREKTATEDSADRPDGLVTKNSFHKHNVNFHKIFQDIPEGENLTHTFTCALQKEVIYHGKIYISENLMCFFSSVLLKETKVEIHKSNIQEVKKLNLSMLSIQTTDNEKHLFIYLRNRELCYNLLKSVCSHAQGDSAKSSPSGSSAENEADSNMVSSHSSNDDSVDHSRSRQNGTYSDDDMPQLASKASSWLWKITEDVRAYFFLRGNFGMVFYIYWLLLVLLLLASGYIVLRMMALERQLNVLSELSLNHGDRQET, encoded by the exons ATGAGTCTGAAGAACAGGAAGTTCTCACTGGACAGCTCCAT CTCCCACGATGCAACAGTACATTTCCGCAGAGCCTCTACCCAGAAGCTCATTAAGAAAGCTCACAAAGCAGGTGCAGAGGACGGCGAACTGGATATCCAGGAACTAAATCCAATCTTTAACGGCATTGCAACCGCCAG AGAGAAGACTGCAACGGAGGACAGCGCTGATCGGCCAGATGGGCTCGTCACCAAAAAT AGTTTTCATAAACACAACGTAAACTTCCATAAAATCTTTCAAGATATCCCTGAAGGAGAGAACCTGACACACA cgTTCACTTGCGCTCTGCAAAAGGAAGTGATTTATCATGGGAAGATTTACATTTCGGAAAACCTCATGTGTTTTTTCTCATCCGTGCTGCTCAAAGAGACCAAG GTGGAGATCCACAAATCCAACATCCAGGAGGTGAAGAAACTGAATTTGTCCATGCTGTCGATACAAACTACTGATAACGAGAAG cacctttttatttatttgaggaaCCGTGAGTTGTGCTACAATCTCCTTAAGAGCGTCTGCTCACATGCACAA GGAGACAGTGCCAAAAGCAGCCCTTCTGGCTCCTCTGCAGAGAACGAAGCTGACTCCAATATG GTCTCCAGTCATTCCAGCAATGATGACAGTGTGGATCACAGTAGGAGTAGGCAGAATGGCACTTATTCGGATGACGACATGCCTCAATTGGCCAGTAAGG CGTCATCGTGGCTGTGGAAAATAACGGAGGACGTCAGAGCATATTTCTTCCTCAGAGGGAATTTCGGCATGGTCTTCTACATCTACTGGTTATT GTtggtgctgctgctgttggCGTCAGGCTACATCGTGCTCAGGATGATGGCACTGGAGAGGCAGCTAAACGTTTTGAGTGAGCTGTCTTTGAACCACGGAGA CCGTCAAGAAACATAG
- the LOC144044368 gene encoding alpha/beta hydrolase domain-containing protein 17A-like gives MNGLSIRELCCLFCCPPCPSRIAAKLAFLPPEPTYALLPDPDPASGAGSASGSSTGSTLPSLGAPGLRSRLGAGSGGDRGGGGGTSGAGGGGSSGVGSGCESRWKLHLTERAEFQYSQRELDVTDVFLTRSSRGNKVGCMYIRCAPNARFTVLFSHGNAVDLGQMSSFYIGLGTRINCNIFSYDYSGYGVSTGKPSEKNLYADIDAAWHALRSRYGISPENIILYGQSIGTVPTVDLASRFECAAVVLHSPLTSGMRVAFPDTKKTYCFDAFPNIEKVSKIPSPVLIIHGTEDEVIDFSHGLALFERCPKAVEPLWVEGAGHNDIELYSQYLERLRRFINQDLAAQHA, from the exons ATGAATGGTCTGTCCATACGAGAGCTATGCTGCCTGTTCTGCTGCCCTCCTTGCCCCAGTCGCATTGCAGCCAAATTAGCTTTCCTCCCACCAGAGCCCACATACGCACTCCTCCCTGACCCAGATCCTGCGTCTGGAGCTGGAAGTGCATCCGGTTCCAGTACTGGGAGCACCCTCCCTTCTCTCGGCGCTCCCGGGCTACGATCCCGGTTGGGTGCGGGTAGTGGTGGTGACAGAGGAGGTGGTGGAGGCACCAGTGGGGCAGGAGGAGGTGGTAGTTCTGGGGTTGGGAGTGGATGTGAGAGCAGGTGGAAGCTGCATCTCACGGAGCGCGCGGAGTTTCAGTATTCTCAGAGAGAGCTGGATGTGACCGATGTGTTCCTGACCAGGTCCAGCCGAGGGAACAAAGTTGGATGCATGTACATACGCTGTGCCCCTAATGCCAG GTTCACCGTGTTGTTTTCACATGGCAACGCAGTCGACCTCGGCCAGATGAGCAGCTTCTACATCGGCTTGGGCACGCGCATCAACTGCAATATATTCTCATACGATTACTCAGGCTACGGGGTTAGCACTGGCAAGCCGTCAGAGAAGAACCTTTACGCTGACATTGATGCCGCATGGCATGCCTTGCGCTCTAG GTACGGGATCAGCCCTGAGAACATCATCTTATACGGGCAAAGCATCGGCACGGTGCCCACGGTGGACTTGGCGTCACGCTTCGAGTGTGCTGCCGTCGTGCTTCACTCTCCTCTCACCTCCGGCATGAGGGTGGCCTTCCCCGACACCAAAAAAACCTACTGCTTCGACGCTTTCCCCAA CATCGAGAAGGTGTCAAAGATCCCGTCTCCAGTGCTCATCATCCACGGCACCGAGGACGAGGTCATCGACTTCTCCCATGGCCTGGCCCTTTTCGAGCGCTGCCCCAAGGCCGTGGAGCCCCTGTGGGTGGAGGGCGCCGGTCACAACGACATTGAGCTTTACAGTCAATACCTTGAGCGGCTACGGCGCTTCATCAACCAGGACCTGGCGGCGCAGCACGCCTGA